A genomic window from Pyxicephalus adspersus chromosome 2, UCB_Pads_2.0, whole genome shotgun sequence includes:
- the ALKBH7 gene encoding alpha-ketoglutarate-dependent dioxygenase alkB homolog 7, mitochondrial: MAAPSGLRCLGNMGIWLRYMCRPRGPGALFGLLNSPGRLCHAGALPESHVLPSCTATLSRLTPGLHLQPDFITGEEEAALCGELEPLLRKRRYESGHWDDAIHGFREIERLHWSPGCSAVLQRVREKAFPPGEAQLSLVHVLDLQKDGYIKPHVDSVKFCGSTIAGICLLSSSVMRLVCVNNPEERVDLLLPRRSLYIISGTARYDFTHEILRDEESFFNGEHVERGRRISVICRNLPAS; encoded by the exons atggcggcgcccagtggTCTCCGTTGCCTTGGTAACATGGGGATTTGGCTCCGCTATATGTGCAGGCCGCGGGGCCCGGGAGCTCTGTTCGGTTTGCTGAATAGCCCGGGCCGCCTATGCCATGCGGGGGCGCTACCGGAGAGCCACGTGCTACCATCGTGCACCGCCACGTTGTCCCGTCTGACCCCCGGCCTACACCTGCAGCCCGACTTCATCACCGGGGAGGAAGAGGCGGCATTGTGCGGGGAGCTGGAGCCCCTGCTGAGGAAGAGGCGCTACGAGAGCGGCCACTGGGATGAT GCAATCCATGGCTTCCGTGAGATAGAACGCCTGCACTGGTCGCCGGGCTGCTCAGCAGTGTTGCAAAGGGTAAGAGAGAAGGCTTTCCCACCCGGAGAGGCGCAGCTGTCCCTCGTCCATGTCCTGGACCTCCAGAAAGATGGCTATATCAAACCTCATGTGGACAGTGTCAAG TTTTGTGGCAGCACCATCGCCGGGATATGTCTGCTCTCTAGCAGTGTCATGAGACTGGTGTGTGTCAATAATCCTGAGGAACGAGTAGACCTGTTGTTGCCCAGGCGCTCCTTGTATATAATCAG TGGTACCGCCCGCTATGACTTTACTCATGAAATCCTACGTGATGAAGAATCTTTCTTCAATGGCGAACATGTGGAAAGAGGTCGGCGCATCTCTGTCATTTGCAGAAATCTGCCTGCCAGTTGA